A genomic stretch from Dissulfuribacter thermophilus includes:
- the dsrJ gene encoding sulfate reduction electron transfer complex DsrMKJOP subunit DsrJ encodes MYDSGKVIIGLVIFVAIATFPFWFGMGKAAPMPEPVIMTKGQKCVESKDYMRASHMYLLNVWRDQALRDGNRVYENKRGEKVTISLQNTCMKCHSNKEKFCDRCHDYAEVKPYCWDCHFVPKESKQWN; translated from the coding sequence ATGTATGATTCAGGTAAGGTCATCATAGGACTCGTAATATTTGTGGCGATAGCTACCTTCCCATTTTGGTTTGGTATGGGCAAGGCTGCACCCATGCCAGAGCCAGTAATCATGACCAAGGGCCAAAAGTGCGTAGAGTCCAAAGATTACATGCGTGCCTCCCACATGTACTTATTAAATGTGTGGAGAGATCAGGCCTTGAGGGATGGTAATCGTGTATATGAAAATAAGCGTGGGGAGAAGGTTACTATTTCGCTCCAAAATACCTGTATGAAATGTCATTCCAACAAGGAAAAGTTTTGCGATAGGTGCCATGACTATGCAGAAGTAAAACCCTATTGCTGGGATTGCCATTTCGTCCCGAAGGAGAGTAAGCAATGGAATTAA
- a CDS encoding 4Fe-4S binding protein: MFEITIDLDKCQGDEECVNACPAEVYDFEDGKPVATRAEDCLGCETCVEVCPTGAITVEEV; encoded by the coding sequence ATGTTTGAAATCACTATTGACCTCGACAAATGCCAAGGCGATGAAGAATGCGTCAACGCTTGCCCAGCAGAGGTTTATGATTTTGAGGACGGAAAACCAGTTGCAACTCGTGCTGAAGACTGCCTTGGTTGTGAGACCTGTGTAGAGGTCTGCCCCACAGGCGCCATCACTGTTGAAGAAGTCTAG
- a CDS encoding cobyrinate a,c-diamide synthase yields the protein MDKQYLYTPRIVISAFRGGAGKTVASLGITRAIKDLGLKVSSFKKGPDYIDAKWLKLASGGPCYNLDPFLMDNETIKASFISRAQGADIAIVEGNRGLYDGVDIEGTSSTAELAKLINAPVIVILDCTKMTRTAAALALGLKNLDPDVKIKGIVLNHIVRARHERIVRQSIETYTGIKVLGVIPRFKKDPMPMRHLGVTPVEEHPDAENSISSVSKMIQENIDIDAVIDIAKSAGPLALSDGLEAQSVFHCLTQPKRVRIGVLMDEAFQFYYPENLEALQKNGAQIEFISAINTPKLPDIDLLYIGGGFPETQAEKLSKNEAFKKSVKEAIENGLPVYAECGGLMYLGRSITHQGNTYPMVGAIDYDFLVEKRPQGHGYSILKVERPTPFYEEGFTLKGHEFHYSRPIKINTLQKSVLSCSVMRGHGFDGKEEGVLYKNLFATYTHVHALQQKDFGIRLTRVAASYSGLRAEPRPLPWLPQAR from the coding sequence ATGGATAAACAATATCTTTACACCCCACGTATCGTAATTTCAGCCTTCAGAGGTGGAGCAGGTAAGACTGTGGCCTCTTTGGGCATCACACGAGCCATTAAAGATTTGGGTCTAAAAGTCAGTTCTTTCAAAAAAGGGCCAGACTACATTGATGCAAAATGGCTTAAACTGGCCTCAGGAGGCCCATGCTACAACCTCGACCCATTCCTCATGGACAATGAGACCATAAAGGCATCTTTCATTTCAAGGGCCCAAGGGGCTGACATTGCCATAGTCGAGGGTAACAGAGGACTTTACGATGGGGTTGACATAGAGGGAACCTCTAGCACAGCAGAACTAGCAAAACTCATTAATGCACCTGTGATTGTAATTCTAGACTGTACAAAGATGACCCGCACTGCTGCTGCTCTGGCCCTAGGCCTAAAAAATTTGGACCCAGATGTAAAGATAAAGGGAATTGTCCTCAACCACATTGTTAGGGCCAGGCACGAGAGAATAGTAAGACAATCAATTGAGACCTATACTGGGATCAAGGTCCTGGGCGTAATCCCGAGGTTCAAAAAAGACCCCATGCCCATGCGTCACCTTGGTGTAACTCCAGTAGAAGAACACCCAGATGCAGAAAACAGCATCAGCTCTGTCTCCAAGATGATACAGGAAAATATCGACATCGATGCTGTAATAGATATTGCAAAAAGCGCCGGTCCTCTAGCGTTATCAGATGGACTAGAGGCCCAGTCTGTTTTTCACTGTCTCACTCAGCCCAAAAGAGTCCGAATTGGGGTTCTTATGGATGAGGCCTTTCAATTTTATTATCCTGAAAACCTAGAGGCCTTACAAAAAAACGGGGCACAAATAGAGTTCATAAGCGCGATAAATACACCAAAACTTCCTGATATCGACCTTCTATATATTGGTGGCGGCTTTCCAGAGACCCAGGCAGAGAAACTCTCAAAAAACGAGGCCTTCAAAAAATCGGTTAAAGAGGCCATTGAAAATGGGCTGCCAGTCTATGCAGAGTGTGGAGGATTGATGTATCTCGGTCGAAGCATTACCCACCAAGGGAACACCTATCCAATGGTGGGAGCAATAGACTACGATTTTTTGGTGGAAAAGAGGCCACAAGGACATGGATATAGCATTCTCAAGGTAGAGAGGCCTACCCCTTTTTATGAAGAAGGCTTCACCCTAAAAGGCCATGAATTTCATTACTCTCGACCAATAAAAATAAACACTCTCCAAAAGAGCGTTCTTTCTTGTTCAGTGATGAGAGGTCATGGCTTCGATGGCAAGGAAGAGGGCGTACTATATAAAAATCTCTTTGCCACATATACTCACGTGCATGCCCTTCAGCAAAAGGATTTTGGTATAAGACTCACAAGAGTTGCTGCCTCTTACTCTGGACTTCGTGCTGAGCCGAGGCCTTTGCCCTGGCTTCCTCAAGCCAGGTAA
- a CDS encoding bifunctional riboflavin kinase/FAD synthetase codes for MQILRSLEEIKRPFFRPAVTIGNFDGVHLGHQALFKKVVDLASKRDGDTIAITFEPHPLKVLRPKSSLKLISTFEHKAELIKKAGIEWLLCLRFDKELASTPAREFVERVFVRKIGVEDLVVGYDYAFGKGREGDREFLKTMGDIFGFKVHVVDPVMIDGVIVSSTKVRELVSNGEMRRVYKLLGRYYQIRGVVRVGKRRGGSVVGFPTANLVLEEDDLCPKVGVYCVQVILDSQCFGGVMNIGYNPTFGDTGLSAEVHIFDFDKDIYGKAIKVNIIQRIRDEKKFSGPLELREQICKDVETAKLILAKEQNLTRACLDEQDD; via the coding sequence ATGCAAATTTTGAGGTCACTTGAGGAAATAAAAAGACCATTTTTTAGGCCAGCTGTTACAATAGGTAATTTTGACGGCGTTCATCTCGGTCATCAGGCCCTTTTTAAAAAGGTGGTAGACCTTGCCTCAAAAAGGGACGGGGATACTATCGCAATAACCTTTGAACCTCATCCTTTAAAGGTATTGAGGCCCAAATCATCATTAAAACTAATATCCACCTTTGAACACAAGGCTGAGCTCATAAAAAAGGCTGGAATAGAATGGCTCTTGTGTTTGCGGTTTGACAAAGAGTTGGCATCTACTCCTGCAAGGGAATTTGTTGAAAGGGTTTTTGTCAGAAAGATAGGGGTGGAGGACCTGGTGGTGGGCTATGATTATGCCTTTGGAAAGGGCCGAGAGGGTGACAGAGAATTTTTGAAGACCATGGGGGACATCTTTGGATTCAAGGTTCATGTGGTGGATCCTGTAATGATAGATGGGGTGATAGTTAGCAGTACTAAGGTGAGAGAATTGGTCTCCAATGGAGAGATGCGCAGGGTTTATAAGCTCCTAGGGCGCTATTACCAGATTAGAGGCGTGGTACGTGTAGGCAAGAGGAGAGGAGGTTCGGTTGTAGGTTTTCCTACTGCCAATCTCGTACTAGAAGAAGACGATCTATGCCCCAAGGTAGGAGTGTATTGCGTCCAAGTAATATTAGATAGCCAGTGTTTCGGAGGCGTTATGAACATTGGCTATAATCCCACATTCGGAGATACGGGCTTGAGTGCAGAGGTACATATATTTGATTTTGATAAGGATATTTACGGAAAGGCTATCAAAGTAAATATAATTCAGCGGATTCGAGATGAAAAGAAATTTAGTGGGCCTTTAGAACTCAGAGAACAAATCTGTAAGGATGTAGAGACAGCAAAGTTAATACTAGCAAAGGAGCAAAATCTCACAAGGGCGTGTTTGGATGAACAAGATGATTAA
- the dsrK gene encoding sulfate reduction electron transfer complex DsrMKJOP subunit DsrK yields the protein MAVPKPNELLKIDHKPPKKWWMDTKPTFRPGTYSYPSKPKNIEILDMWNPREWSPTDEDWKLPEDWKERILEGFRDLLKKYRSLKVFMDICVRCGACADKCHFFIGSGDPKNMPVLRAELMRSVYRGEFTKAGQILGRWAGARELTYDVVKEWFYYFYQCTQCRRCSLFCPYGIDTAEIDLAGRHLLNLVGCNINWMMEPAANCYKVGNHIGIQPHSLKDMIDFFVEDIEDLTGVKIEVPFMKKGAEVLFVTPSGDFFADPGTYTFMGYLMLFHEIGLDYTMSYYAAEGGNFGFFTGTIENAKKLNAKIYAEAKRLGVKWILGGECGHMWRVVHQYMDTLTGPADFLEVPKSPITGTVFENARSTKMVHITEFTADLIKHGAIKLDPSRNAGIKATFHDSCNPSRGMGLFEEPRYVLKNVVPEFYDMPEDTIREKTFCCGSGSGLNNDEFMEMRMRGGLPRANAVKYVRDRYGVNTLSCVCAIDRAVLQPLVNYWVPGITVTGVHELVGNALVMKGEKKRTVNLRQEPIPGMEEEEGDV from the coding sequence ATGGCAGTACCAAAACCAAACGAACTTTTAAAAATAGATCATAAACCTCCCAAGAAATGGTGGATGGATACAAAGCCCACTTTTAGGCCTGGGACATATAGTTATCCATCCAAGCCAAAGAACATTGAGATCCTGGACATGTGGAATCCTAGGGAGTGGTCGCCAACTGATGAAGATTGGAAGCTCCCAGAGGATTGGAAGGAAAGGATTCTTGAGGGTTTCAGAGATCTGTTGAAAAAGTATAGATCTCTGAAGGTATTCATGGACATATGTGTTCGTTGTGGAGCCTGTGCAGACAAATGCCATTTCTTCATAGGTTCCGGCGATCCTAAAAACATGCCAGTTCTACGCGCCGAGCTTATGCGGTCGGTTTACAGGGGAGAATTTACTAAGGCAGGTCAGATCCTTGGGCGTTGGGCTGGGGCGCGTGAACTGACATACGACGTCGTAAAGGAATGGTTCTATTACTTCTATCAATGTACCCAGTGTAGGCGTTGTTCTCTGTTCTGCCCATATGGTATTGATACAGCCGAGATCGACCTTGCAGGTCGCCATCTGTTGAATCTAGTTGGTTGTAACATAAACTGGATGATGGAGCCTGCGGCAAATTGTTACAAGGTTGGAAACCATATTGGTATTCAACCTCATTCCTTAAAGGACATGATCGACTTCTTTGTGGAGGATATTGAAGACCTTACTGGGGTAAAGATAGAAGTTCCCTTTATGAAGAAAGGGGCTGAGGTCCTATTCGTGACACCTTCAGGTGACTTCTTTGCCGACCCGGGTACTTACACCTTCATGGGCTATCTCATGCTTTTCCATGAGATAGGCCTTGACTATACCATGAGCTACTATGCAGCTGAGGGTGGTAACTTCGGGTTTTTCACAGGTACCATTGAAAATGCAAAGAAATTGAATGCCAAAATATATGCTGAGGCAAAAAGGCTTGGTGTAAAGTGGATACTAGGCGGTGAGTGTGGGCACATGTGGCGTGTGGTCCACCAGTACATGGATACCCTTACCGGGCCAGCTGACTTCTTGGAAGTGCCCAAGTCTCCCATTACTGGTACTGTGTTTGAAAACGCCAGATCTACTAAGATGGTCCACATTACGGAATTTACTGCAGACCTCATCAAGCATGGTGCCATCAAACTAGATCCAAGCAGAAATGCAGGTATAAAAGCCACGTTCCATGATTCCTGTAACCCATCACGCGGTATGGGATTGTTTGAAGAGCCGAGATACGTGCTCAAGAACGTGGTTCCAGAATTCTATGACATGCCTGAGGATACAATTAGAGAAAAGACTTTCTGCTGTGGTAGTGGATCAGGTCTCAATAACGACGAGTTCATGGAAATGCGCATGAGGGGAGGACTCCCAAGGGCCAATGCAGTTAAGTACGTGCGCGACCGTTACGGCGTCAATACCCTGAGCTGTGTTTGCGCAATTGACAGGGCAGTCTTGCAGCCATTGGTCAATTATTGGGTACCAGGAATAACTGTTACTGGTGTGCATGAACTTGTCGGCAATGCCCTTGTGATGAAGGGTGAGAAAAAGCGCACTGTCAACTTAAGACAGGAGCCCATACCAGGAATGGAGGAGGAAGAAGGAGATGTATGA
- the dsrP gene encoding sulfate reduction electron transfer complex DsrMKJOP subunit DsrP — translation MIEKALQGSSRYWTWIGFLLVLIGAGFISYLYQLKTGLGITGMSRDVSWGVYIAQFTYLVGVAAGAVMLVIPELLHGYHPYRRVVVFGEFLAIAAVTMCLLFIVVDIGQPARLFNVLLHPTPNSILFWDMIVLNGYLLINIIVGYNTLLCDKKGIPVPKWVKFFAYVSIPWAFSIHTVTAFLYSGLPGRHAWLTAIMAPRFLASAFASGPALLILLLLIVRKVSKYDPGEKVLQSIAKTICYAMIANLFFVGLEFFTAFYSNIPSHMHGLEYLFFGLHGHDQLVPWMQTAGVLGFLGVFILLIPPLRRRIGFLALACAAIIASTWTDKGVGLVIGGFVPNPFEKITEYHPTFPEITIAIGIWAVGFLILTVLYKVAISVREQELN, via the coding sequence ATGATAGAAAAAGCATTACAAGGTAGTTCAAGATATTGGACCTGGATAGGTTTCCTGCTCGTCTTAATCGGAGCGGGTTTCATAAGCTATCTTTATCAGCTTAAGACCGGTCTCGGCATAACAGGAATGAGTAGGGACGTGTCCTGGGGTGTTTATATCGCCCAGTTCACCTATCTCGTCGGTGTTGCAGCTGGGGCTGTTATGTTGGTTATCCCAGAGCTCCTACATGGCTATCATCCCTATAGACGTGTAGTTGTATTCGGAGAATTTTTGGCAATTGCTGCTGTCACCATGTGTTTGTTGTTCATAGTTGTGGATATCGGGCAGCCAGCAAGACTCTTTAATGTCCTTTTACACCCGACTCCCAACTCAATTTTATTTTGGGACATGATTGTCTTAAATGGGTATCTGTTAATCAACATTATAGTTGGTTATAATACCTTACTCTGTGACAAGAAGGGAATACCTGTACCCAAATGGGTGAAATTCTTTGCCTACGTTTCCATTCCCTGGGCATTCAGTATCCATACAGTTACTGCATTTTTGTATTCAGGCCTCCCAGGCAGACATGCATGGCTGACCGCTATAATGGCACCCAGGTTCCTTGCTTCAGCATTTGCATCAGGGCCTGCGTTGTTAATCCTGCTCCTCCTTATTGTGAGGAAGGTCAGTAAATACGATCCTGGTGAAAAGGTATTGCAGTCAATAGCAAAGACAATTTGCTACGCAATGATTGCCAACCTTTTCTTTGTGGGGCTTGAATTCTTCACCGCCTTCTACAGTAATATCCCAAGCCATATGCACGGATTGGAATACCTCTTTTTTGGACTTCATGGACATGATCAGCTAGTCCCATGGATGCAGACTGCAGGTGTGTTAGGATTTCTTGGGGTATTTATACTCCTGATTCCGCCTCTGCGTAGAAGGATTGGATTCCTGGCCCTTGCTTGCGCCGCAATAATTGCATCGACATGGACTGATAAAGGTGTTGGATTGGTTATTGGAGGATTTGTCCCAAATCCATTTGAAAAAATAACAGAATACCATCCAACCTTTCCGGAGATTACAATTGCCATCGGGATTTGGGCCGTAGGATTCCTTATACTCACTGTACTTTATAAGGTAGCGATCTCCGTTAGGGAGCAAGAGCTAAACTAG
- a CDS encoding PHP domain-containing protein, with product METCDLHTHTTASDGSDSPKDLVKLATEVGLKAISITDHDTIEGLDEAISMGNALGINVIPGVELSVIAPKGNMHILGYFIRQDSEHLKATLGIVQQARANRNPKIIKKLNELGIPISLEMLEQLSKGGQIGRPHFARALVELGAVKNVQEAFEKYLKRGAKAYVPKSVLSPEEAIETIHMAGGLAVLAHPFSLKCENITELKGIVEGLVERGLDGMECYYSEHSPSFTQSLIELANSFGLVVTGGTDYHGKAKPYIHLGRGKGNLSIPYDCVKDLNNRLEEKAFHA from the coding sequence ATGGAAACCTGCGATCTTCATACCCACACCACAGCTTCTGATGGCTCAGATAGCCCAAAGGATCTTGTTAAACTTGCTACAGAAGTAGGTCTTAAAGCCATATCCATAACAGATCACGATACAATAGAGGGCTTGGATGAGGCCATATCCATGGGCAACGCCTTGGGTATAAATGTTATACCTGGGGTGGAACTGAGCGTCATTGCCCCAAAGGGTAATATGCACATACTTGGGTATTTTATAAGGCAGGATTCAGAACACCTTAAGGCAACTCTTGGTATTGTCCAACAGGCCAGGGCCAATAGAAATCCAAAGATAATTAAAAAGCTAAATGAATTGGGAATCCCCATTTCCCTTGAGATGCTCGAACAGTTGTCCAAGGGGGGCCAGATAGGACGTCCTCATTTTGCCCGTGCACTGGTAGAACTAGGGGCTGTGAAAAATGTTCAGGAGGCCTTTGAAAAGTACCTTAAACGGGGAGCAAAGGCCTATGTACCCAAATCAGTGTTGAGTCCAGAGGAGGCTATTGAGACCATTCATATGGCAGGTGGTCTCGCTGTGCTTGCACACCCTTTTAGTCTAAAATGTGAAAATATTACGGAGTTGAAGGGTATTGTGGAGGGACTTGTTGAAAGGGGACTAGATGGAATGGAGTGTTACTATAGCGAGCATTCACCTTCTTTCACTCAGTCTCTTATTGAACTTGCAAACTCCTTTGGGTTGGTAGTCACAGGCGGGACAGATTACCATGGTAAGGCAAAACCATATATACATCTTGGCAGGGGAAAGGGTAATCTCTCCATTCCCTATGATTGCGTAAAAGACCTGAATAATAGACTTGAGGAAAAAGCCTTTCATGCGTAA
- the dsrO gene encoding sulfate reduction electron transfer complex DsrMKJOP subunit DsrO, whose protein sequence is MELKRRDFLKIVGGSALIGGSAISALVEEAGIAHASPHEEHGHSAEEDHGHGHIEEASGIRWAMVVDMRKCSEQEGCRDCINACHYVHNVPNFPDPKEEVKWIWKDEYHHVFTDISTLDPYVPEHIKRHPFLVLCNHCDNPPCVRVCPTKATFKRPDGIVAMDYHRCIGCRFCMAACPYGSRSFNWRDPRLGLKGRELNYEFPTRMRGVVEKCNFCVERLAQGKIPACVEACKHGALTFGNLADPNSEVRALLRENYALRRKPQLGTKPSVFYIIA, encoded by the coding sequence ATGGAATTAAAGAGAAGGGATTTTCTAAAAATAGTAGGTGGATCTGCCTTGATAGGGGGGAGCGCCATTTCGGCGTTGGTTGAAGAGGCAGGAATAGCCCACGCCAGTCCCCACGAGGAACATGGCCATAGTGCCGAGGAAGATCACGGCCATGGCCATATTGAAGAAGCATCGGGGATCCGTTGGGCGATGGTTGTGGATATGCGTAAATGTTCTGAGCAGGAAGGGTGCAGAGACTGCATTAATGCATGTCACTACGTCCATAATGTGCCAAACTTCCCAGATCCAAAGGAAGAAGTTAAATGGATTTGGAAAGATGAATATCACCATGTATTTACAGACATCTCTACACTAGATCCCTATGTGCCAGAACATATTAAAAGGCATCCATTTTTGGTACTTTGTAACCATTGTGACAATCCTCCATGCGTGAGGGTGTGCCCTACAAAGGCGACCTTTAAGAGGCCAGATGGCATAGTCGCCATGGATTACCATAGGTGCATAGGATGTAGGTTCTGCATGGCAGCTTGCCCCTATGGCTCCAGGAGCTTTAATTGGCGAGATCCGCGATTGGGACTCAAGGGGAGAGAGCTAAACTACGAATTCCCCACAAGAATGAGGGGTGTTGTTGAAAAGTGTAATTTCTGCGTGGAGAGGTTAGCTCAAGGCAAGATTCCAGCCTGTGTCGAAGCTTGTAAACATGGGGCTTTGACCTTTGGTAATCTGGCTGATCCTAATTCAGAGGTGAGGGCTCTGTTAAGGGAAAACTATGCCCTTAGACGTAAGCCACAGTTAGGTACCAAACCATCTGTATTTTACATTATCGCATAA
- a CDS encoding RsbRD N-terminal domain-containing protein, producing MAEAQMRLREIIRTKEADILKEWKQTLLDTYPQDAVKFIQGQKNQFANPVGHIFDTGLTKCFSNLIFTDDNEGVKESLDEVIRVRAVQDFSPAGALAFIFDLKGIIRAYCLEQIMKEDLLEELWRLDARIDEAVLIAFNIYASCREELAEIRVNEVKSNVYFLLRKAKMLVEESPDKGV from the coding sequence ATGGCAGAGGCTCAAATGAGGCTAAGAGAAATTATAAGAACCAAGGAAGCGGATATCCTCAAGGAGTGGAAGCAGACACTGCTTGATACATATCCCCAAGATGCCGTTAAATTTATTCAAGGTCAGAAGAATCAATTTGCCAATCCTGTGGGGCACATTTTTGATACGGGGCTCACAAAGTGTTTTTCCAATCTCATCTTCACCGACGATAATGAAGGGGTTAAGGAATCTCTGGATGAAGTAATACGAGTGAGGGCAGTACAGGATTTCTCGCCAGCAGGGGCTTTGGCATTCATATTCGATCTAAAGGGTATTATCAGGGCCTATTGCCTAGAGCAGATAATGAAAGAAGACCTCTTGGAAGAATTGTGGCGTCTGGATGCGAGGATTGATGAGGCTGTGCTCATCGCATTCAATATTTACGCCTCTTGTAGGGAAGAGCTTGCTGAAATCAGGGTCAACGAGGTCAAAAGTAACGTTTACTTCCTGTTGAGGAAGGCAAAGATGCTGGTAGAGGAGTCTCCTGATAAGGGAGTTTAA
- a CDS encoding DnaJ family domain-containing protein: MFIFQKIAEQRIREAMENGAFENLEGKGKPLVFEDDSFIPPDLRMAYKILKNSGFLPPEIEAEKEIQKAEDLLQGLSDEKERYRQAKKLNVLITKANMLRKRPINLEKHQIYYRKIVEKITVRKK, encoded by the coding sequence ATGTTCATCTTTCAGAAGATCGCAGAGCAGAGGATTCGCGAGGCCATGGAAAATGGGGCCTTTGAGAATTTGGAAGGTAAAGGAAAGCCACTTGTTTTTGAAGATGATTCATTTATACCCCCTGATCTTCGAATGGCCTATAAAATTCTAAAAAATTCCGGTTTCCTTCCCCCTGAAATAGAGGCAGAAAAGGAGATACAAAAAGCAGAAGACTTGTTACAGGGGCTAAGTGATGAGAAGGAACGATACAGGCAGGCAAAAAAGCTAAATGTCTTAATCACCAAGGCCAATATGCTTAGAAAGCGCCCAATTAATCTTGAGAAACACCAGATCTATTATAGAAAGATCGTTGAGAAGATAACGGTCAGAAAAAAATGA
- the dsrM gene encoding sulfate reduction electron transfer complex DsrMKJOP subunit DsrM — MRVVMPLFLVVGLALTAWVGWAIHLQGLFGVLVPYLAALIFVVGFCVKVVDWAKSAVPFKIPTTAGQQKSLPWIKHAKIESPFTTGQVILRMFFEVFFFRSLFRNVKGELRSGPSLIYGPTKWLWLSAIMFHYGFLMVILHHLRLATYPVPGPIALLDKIDAMFQIGAPPIYLSSLLLLIGVVALFLRRVLIPQVRYISLVNDYFPLFLIFGIVVSGMLMRYFVRTDIVAVKALVMGLVTFHPVVPEGIGAIFYIHLFLVCCLFAYFPFSKLMHMGGVFMSPTRNLPNNNRAVRHVNPWNPKVKLHTYEEWVEDYRDKLEEAGIPTD; from the coding sequence ATGAGAGTTGTCATGCCTTTATTCTTAGTGGTTGGCCTGGCACTGACTGCATGGGTTGGCTGGGCTATTCATCTTCAAGGATTATTTGGTGTCCTGGTTCCTTATTTGGCTGCCCTGATTTTTGTGGTTGGATTTTGTGTGAAGGTGGTAGACTGGGCCAAGTCTGCCGTACCGTTCAAGATTCCGACCACAGCTGGCCAGCAAAAGTCATTGCCGTGGATCAAGCACGCAAAGATTGAGAGCCCATTCACCACAGGTCAGGTGATCCTCAGGATGTTTTTCGAGGTCTTTTTCTTCCGTTCACTCTTTAGAAACGTGAAGGGTGAGCTGAGGAGTGGACCAAGTCTTATTTACGGTCCGACCAAGTGGCTATGGCTTTCAGCGATTATGTTTCACTATGGATTTCTCATGGTCATACTTCACCATCTGAGACTTGCGACATATCCTGTTCCAGGTCCCATCGCATTGCTTGATAAGATAGATGCAATGTTCCAGATCGGTGCTCCACCTATCTATCTTAGTAGTCTACTCCTTCTCATTGGGGTTGTTGCCTTGTTTTTGAGGAGAGTTCTGATACCTCAGGTGCGCTACATTTCGCTTGTCAATGATTACTTCCCGCTGTTCCTTATTTTTGGAATAGTGGTGAGTGGTATGCTCATGCGCTATTTTGTTAGGACTGATATTGTGGCAGTAAAGGCACTTGTCATGGGTCTCGTCACGTTCCACCCTGTGGTACCAGAGGGGATTGGGGCAATTTTCTATATTCATTTGTTCCTCGTCTGTTGTCTCTTTGCCTATTTCCCCTTTAGTAAGCTCATGCATATGGGCGGTGTCTTCATGAGCCCGACTAGGAACTTGCCTAATAACAACAGGGCAGTTCGCCATGTGAATCCATGGAATCCAAAGGTAAAACTCCACACCTACGAGGAGTGGGTTGAGGACTATAGGGATAAACTCGAAGAGGCAGGAATACCAACAGATTAA